Proteins co-encoded in one Kozakia baliensis genomic window:
- a CDS encoding type II toxin-antitoxin system RelE family toxin, which translates to MKEYCLEFDDRALREWDALDGSVRKKFEKKLEKLIWNPHSPGNELHRDLSGFYKIKLLKDGYRLVYQVIDERIVIYVIAVGRRADNEIYELASKRTE; encoded by the coding sequence ATGAAAGAGTATTGTCTTGAATTCGACGACAGAGCACTCAGAGAGTGGGATGCTCTTGACGGCAGCGTGCGTAAGAAATTTGAAAAGAAGCTGGAAAAGCTGATCTGGAACCCTCACTCTCCAGGAAACGAACTGCATCGCGACCTATCAGGGTTTTATAAGATCAAGCTTCTGAAAGATGGTTACCGCCTTGTTTATCAGGTCATCGACGAACGGATCGTCATCTATGTAATTGCCGTTGGCCGGAGAGCCGATAATGAGATTTATGAACTGGCTTCGAAGCGAACAGAGTGA
- a CDS encoding type II toxin-antitoxin system RelB/DinJ family antitoxin, whose protein sequence is MSAVTFRVDETLKAAAVKKLSAQGISLSDALRDTLAYIAETGRSPVKRRLVTDEDAELIEIVRERLKNPAQKHRMTFAELKNRHRE, encoded by the coding sequence ATGTCTGCTGTTACATTCCGGGTAGATGAAACGCTGAAGGCAGCCGCAGTTAAGAAGTTGTCGGCTCAAGGCATTTCACTTTCTGACGCACTGCGCGATACGCTCGCGTATATTGCTGAAACGGGTCGCTCTCCCGTCAAGCGGAGGCTTGTCACAGACGAGGATGCGGAGCTTATCGAGATTGTGCGCGAACGCCTAAAAAACCCTGCCCAAAAGCATCGTATGACTTTTGCAGAGCTTAAGAACCGTCATCGCGAATGA
- a CDS encoding zinc-binding dehydrogenase, translated as MFPFARAREAFDHLMTGSHVGKIVIALSD; from the coding sequence GTGTTTCCCTTTGCTCGGGCAAGGGAGGCATTTGACCATCTCATGACTGGTAGCCATGTCGGGAAAATCGTCATTGCCCTCTCGGACTGA
- a CDS encoding IS5 family transposase, with amino-acid sequence MAWTEITRAQYRRDDLEYASDLRDAEWALIAPLMPERKRLGRPRRTDLRRVTEAILYIVTTGCQWRQLPRHFPAFTTVQGYFYRWIREGRWEAMNHILVILSREQDGRDATPSVGIIDSQSVKTAENGGPRGYDAGKKIKGRKRHIATDTLGHLVAAVVHPADVQDRDGAPLVATRIRSLFPWLRHLIGDGGYAGEKLRGALAELGRWTIEIVKRSDRAEGFVVLPKRWIVERSFAWLGRCRRLTKDVETTISSSCAWLMIAHIRRVLRKINQTAF; translated from the coding sequence ATGGCCTGGACTGAAATCACCCGCGCGCAGTATCGCCGGGACGACCTGGAGTATGCAAGCGACCTTCGCGATGCGGAGTGGGCGCTGATTGCGCCGCTGATGCCCGAGAGGAAACGACTGGGAAGACCACGACGTACGGACTTGCGCCGCGTCACGGAAGCGATCCTCTATATCGTCACCACGGGCTGCCAGTGGCGGCAATTGCCGCGTCACTTTCCCGCCTTCACGACCGTGCAGGGCTATTTCTACCGTTGGATCCGCGAGGGACGATGGGAAGCCATGAACCATATTCTCGTGATCCTGTCGCGTGAGCAGGACGGGCGAGACGCTACGCCTTCGGTGGGCATTATCGACAGCCAATCGGTTAAAACCGCTGAAAACGGCGGCCCGCGCGGTTATGACGCGGGCAAGAAGATCAAGGGACGCAAGCGGCATATCGCGACCGACACGCTGGGTCATCTCGTGGCGGCTGTCGTGCATCCCGCCGACGTCCAAGATCGTGACGGCGCGCCGCTGGTAGCGACCAGGATACGCTCATTGTTCCCCTGGCTTCGCCATCTGATCGGTGACGGAGGGTATGCCGGCGAGAAGTTGCGTGGTGCGTTGGCTGAACTCGGCCGATGGACGATCGAGATCGTCAAGCGCAGCGATCGGGCCGAAGGCTTCGTCGTCCTGCCGAAACGCTGGATCGTGGAGCGCAGCTTTGCATGGCTCGGACGCTGCCGCCGCCTCACGAAGGATGTCGAGACAACAATCTCGTCATCCTGCGCGTGGTTGATGATCGCCCATATCCGCAGAGTTCTGCGGAAAATTAATCAAACCGCTTTCTGA